The following proteins are co-located in the Vigna angularis cultivar LongXiaoDou No.4 chromosome 2, ASM1680809v1, whole genome shotgun sequence genome:
- the LOC108329648 gene encoding trihelix transcription factor GT-1 isoform X2: MYLSEKPRPIDFYKEEGARDMMIEVVSNGELPPPPPHHPPPMILGESSGEDPEVEIKAPKKRAETWVQDETRSLIGLRREMDALFNTSKSNKHLWEQISAKMREKGFDRSPTMCTDKWRNLLKEFKKAKHQDRGGSGSAKMSYYKEIDEILRERNKNVQYKSPTPPPKVDSFMQFADKGIDDTSISFGPVEGGESQSCCGRVISVKWCDYTRRIGIDGTPEAIKEAIRAAFRLRTKRTFWLEDEDQIIRSIDREMPIGSYTLHLDEGMAIKLCLYDESEHLPVHTEDKVFYTENDYRDFLTRRGWVCLREFDGYRNIDNLDDLRPGAIYRGVS, translated from the exons ATGTATTTGTCGGAGAAGCCGCGTCCAATCGATTTCTACAAGGAGGAAGGCGCGCGCGACATGATGATCGAGGTGGTCTCCAACGGTGAACTCCCGCCTCCGCCGCCGCACCACCCGCCGCCGATGATCCTCGGCGAGAGCAGTGGAGAAGACCCCGAGGTGGAGATCAAGGCCCCCAAGAAACGGGCCGAGACGTGGGTACAGGACGAGACGCGCTCGCTCATTGGCCTCCGCCGCGAGATGGACGCGCTCTTCAATACCTCCAAGTCCAACAAGCACCTGTGGGAACAGATATCCGCCAAGATGAGAGAGAAGGGTTTTGATCGCTCTCCCACCATGTGCACCGATAAGTGGCGCAACCTCCTGAAGGAGTTCAAGAAGGCCAAGCACCAGGACCGGGGAGGCAGTGGCTCTGCTAAGATGTCGTATTACAAGGAGATTGACGAGATCCTCAGAGAGAGGAACAAGAACGTGCAGTACAAGAGCCCCACTCCTCCGCCAAAGGTTGATTCTTTCATGCAGTTTGCTGATAAAG GTATTGATGATACTAGCATCTCTTTTGGACCTGTAGAAG GTGGAGAAAGTCAGTCATGTTGTGGAAGGGTTATATCAGTTAAATGGTGTGATTATACAAGACGAATAGGTATTGACGGCACTCCAGAAGCCATCAAAGAAGCAATCAGAGCTGCTTTTAGGTTGAGAACTAAACGCACATTTTGGTTGGAGGATGAGGACCAGATTATCCGAAGTATTGACCGTGAAATGCCTATTGGAAGTTACACTCTTCACCTTGATGAAG GAATGGCCATTAAATTATGTCTCTATGACGAGTCTGAGCACCTTCCTGTGCATACTGAAGATAAGGTATTTTACACTGAAAATGATTACCGTGATTTTCTGACCCGGCGGGGTTGGGTATGTCTAAGAGAATTTGACGGATATAGAAATATTGACAATTTGGATGATCTTCGACCTGGTGCTATATATCGTGGTGTGAGTTGA
- the LOC108329648 gene encoding trihelix transcription factor GT-1 isoform X1: protein MYLSEKPRPIDFYKEEGARDMMIEVVSNGELPPPPPHHPPPMILGESSGEDPEVEIKAPKKRAETWVQDETRSLIGLRREMDALFNTSKSNKHLWEQISAKMREKGFDRSPTMCTDKWRNLLKEFKKAKHQDRGGSGSAKMSYYKEIDEILRERNKNVQYKSPTPPPKVDSFMQFADKGIDDTSISFGPVEATGRPTLNLERSLDHDGHPLAITTADAVAAGGVPPWNWRETSGNGGESQSCCGRVISVKWCDYTRRIGIDGTPEAIKEAIRAAFRLRTKRTFWLEDEDQIIRSIDREMPIGSYTLHLDEGMAIKLCLYDESEHLPVHTEDKVFYTENDYRDFLTRRGWVCLREFDGYRNIDNLDDLRPGAIYRGVS, encoded by the exons ATGTATTTGTCGGAGAAGCCGCGTCCAATCGATTTCTACAAGGAGGAAGGCGCGCGCGACATGATGATCGAGGTGGTCTCCAACGGTGAACTCCCGCCTCCGCCGCCGCACCACCCGCCGCCGATGATCCTCGGCGAGAGCAGTGGAGAAGACCCCGAGGTGGAGATCAAGGCCCCCAAGAAACGGGCCGAGACGTGGGTACAGGACGAGACGCGCTCGCTCATTGGCCTCCGCCGCGAGATGGACGCGCTCTTCAATACCTCCAAGTCCAACAAGCACCTGTGGGAACAGATATCCGCCAAGATGAGAGAGAAGGGTTTTGATCGCTCTCCCACCATGTGCACCGATAAGTGGCGCAACCTCCTGAAGGAGTTCAAGAAGGCCAAGCACCAGGACCGGGGAGGCAGTGGCTCTGCTAAGATGTCGTATTACAAGGAGATTGACGAGATCCTCAGAGAGAGGAACAAGAACGTGCAGTACAAGAGCCCCACTCCTCCGCCAAAGGTTGATTCTTTCATGCAGTTTGCTGATAAAG GTATTGATGATACTAGCATCTCTTTTGGACCTGTAGAAG CTACTGGAAGACCAACACTTAATCTTGAGAGAAGTTTGGATCATGATGGACATCCTCTTGCCATTACCACAGCTGATGCTGTTGCAGCTGGCGGAGTCCCTCCTTGGAATTGGAGAGAGACTTCTGGAAATG GTGGAGAAAGTCAGTCATGTTGTGGAAGGGTTATATCAGTTAAATGGTGTGATTATACAAGACGAATAGGTATTGACGGCACTCCAGAAGCCATCAAAGAAGCAATCAGAGCTGCTTTTAGGTTGAGAACTAAACGCACATTTTGGTTGGAGGATGAGGACCAGATTATCCGAAGTATTGACCGTGAAATGCCTATTGGAAGTTACACTCTTCACCTTGATGAAG GAATGGCCATTAAATTATGTCTCTATGACGAGTCTGAGCACCTTCCTGTGCATACTGAAGATAAGGTATTTTACACTGAAAATGATTACCGTGATTTTCTGACCCGGCGGGGTTGGGTATGTCTAAGAGAATTTGACGGATATAGAAATATTGACAATTTGGATGATCTTCGACCTGGTGCTATATATCGTGGTGTGAGTTGA